The window GCCATTTATGATCCAAGTCTAACATTAAATGTTGGTAATATGACTAACAAAGGTTTAGAGTTAGCAGCTAATTATAGAGCATCTATAGGAAAAAGTAAGTTTAGAATAGGTGCAACTTTTACTACTAACGATAATGAAATAACTAAAGTAGCTGGTGATGGTATAATTTATAATAGTAATTCATCATTAATTAGTGGTGATAGCGATTTATATGCAACAACTGTTATTGCGGAAGGTTATGAAGCAGGTGCATTTTTCTTACATGAAACATCTGGGACAATTAAAAATATAGCAGAAAGAGATCTCTATAGACAATTTCCTTCAAGAGCCAATGCAGAAGTTGGAGATTTAAGATATGTAGATTCTAATGGTGATGGAAATATTACTAGTGAAGATAGAACATACCATGGTAGTGGATTAGCCGATTTTGAATATGGAATTAATTTTAATTGGGATATCGGTCGTTTCGATTTTTCAATGAATTGGTTTGGTACATCAGGAGCCGAGATTTTAAATGGTAATAAAGCAGCTATGTACGGTTGGCAACGTCATCAAGACCTAGTAAATCAATGGACACCAGATAATCCTACGTCTAATATTCCTTCGTTTCAAGGTCGAGGTAGAGAACATCCAAACTATGCAGGAACTACAGATTACTGGTTAGAAGATGGAGACTATTTAAGATTGAAACAAGTAACTTTAGGTTACTCTCTTCCTGAAGAAGCATGCGATAAAATAGGATTGACTAAATTAAAAGTCTATTTAAGCGGGCAAAACCCAATTACTATTACTGGTTACGATGGTTATGATCCAGAAGTAGGTGGTAACAACGTAGCAAGAAGAGGTATCGATCAATCAAGATATCCAATTTCGTCAACTTATAGTTTAGGAGTTAAACTTTCTTTTTAATCAAAAAAACTTAGAAAAATGAAAACATATTTAATAAAAATAGTAGCATTTGTTTTTTGCCTAGCAATAGTACAATCATGCGAAGATTATCTTGAAGAGACGAACCCAAATGAAATTTCGGCAGACACCTTTTTTCAAAATTTAGACGAGTCAGAAACAGTATTAACTTCAGTTTATGGAGCCATGTTAAATACTTGGATTGTATCTGCTAGAGAAGAATCTTGGCGATCAGATATGGCCTTTCCAGGGATTAGATCTGGAAATATTAGAGCTGATGCATTAAATATTTATGAGCACGTTATTAATGAAGATAATGATTTTATAAATCAACGTTGGGATGCGTTGTATCAAGTAATATGGAGAGCCAATCAAGTTATGGATGGTTTAAATAGTATGGGTGAAGATTTACAAGCAGCAGACCGTTGGACAGAACAAATGGCTCAAGCTCGATTTTTTAGAGGCTTAGCTCACTTTTATTTACATGCATTATATAATGAAGGAAGTATAGTAATAAGAGACGTTATACCAGCAACACAAGCAGATTTTTCTAAACCATTAAGTACTTCAGAAGAAGTAATGACATTTTTTAGAGACGATTTAGTATTTGCTTACCAAAATTTACCAAACACATTTCCTCAGAAAACAAGAGTAACAGCAGGTACAGCAGCTACTATTTTGGGAACAAGTTATTTATATTCAGCATCTCAAAACCCAGCAGATTATCAAATAGCAAAAACGTATTTCGATGATGTAATTAATGGGCCTTATGGTTATGCTTTAGTTCAAGACGCTAGTCTTATGTTTACAGAAGCTGGAGATTTTAATTCTGAATCTATTTTAGAAATTAATTATACTGTAGATCAGCAATTGGAAGAATCGCAGTTTGATGAAGAAAGTTTTAATATGAGAAATGGTAGATTCTCTGCGCCACAAGATGCAGGAGGTTCTAGTTTTAATCAACAATTTACAGCAGCGGCATGGTTGATTCATGCTTATGCTAACGAGCCATTAAACATGTCTGATCCAAGAAATACAGTAATTGATAGAGAAACATCTTTACCAAGAGCTAGAGGTGTATCACTTAGATCTTCTGCAATGATAGCAGTCGTTAACGATCAAGACACAGAGTACTACCTACAACCATCTGCAGCTATAGCGCAAAATTTTGGTAGCTCGCAAAGAAAATATGGTTATTTTAAAAAATATACTAATCATGATATTGCAGCTAACGAAAATGATACAGGAGAAACAAGTTGGAAGTCTGGTAAAAATGTAATCATGAATCGTTTAGCAGATGTCTATTTAATGTACGCAGAAGCTGTACTAAAAGGAGACAATAATATAAGTGGAGCAATCGATCTAATAAACCCTATTCGCCAACGTTGGGGATTACAATTACTAGATGCTAATGTAAGTTTAGCAGATGGTACACCATACACAGAAGATTCTCTTATGGATCATTTAATGTATGTAGAGCGTCCATTAGAATTATCTGTAGAAGGTGTTTCAACTAGAATTGTAGATTTAAGACGTTGGAACGTTGCTAGTGATAGATTTAACAATTTATCTACACAATCGTTTTACGTAATAGGTTATGATTATTATGACGACGAAACATCTAGTACATTATCAAGAAGTAGTTCTTTAGTACAAGCAGGTGTGAGTCCAGATTCAACAGAAGATCCACAATTGGTACAAGAATATACAGGAGCTGCACAGTTTTATACTAATGGATATTTTCCAATACCAACAAGTGAAACATTAAGTAACAATTCAGTTTCAAACTAATTTTAAAAAGAAGAAAGATGAAAAAAATATTTATTATTTCGGCATTGATACTGGCGTTTATAGTTAGTTGTGAAAAGGATGATTATGAAGCACCTTATGGCGATTTTTCAAGTCTATTATGGACTACAACTCAAGGTTTTGAAGAATCTGATTACGTTTCAGCTTTAAACGATTATGTGGGATTTAGGGATGTGTCTAAAAATGCATTAACGCATAGTTGGCATATACCATCAGGTACAAATTTATTAAATGGAGATTTTGATGCAGAGCAAGATACAATTTATACAGATTTTATATCTTCTGCAGGACCATTAGCATCTAGTCAAAATCATATTAATGTTATTTTTAGACAACCAGGAGTTAAAGAAATAGAGCTAAGAAACACCTTTAGAGATTCTGTTGCAGAATCTGTTTTTAGTGATGGTGTATGGAAAGTAAATAAAGTGTTTACAGTAACGGTTTTCGACGACATTAAACCTATGTTTAAAGTTATGAAAGGTACAGATGAAATACTTTCAATAAGTGAAGCAGATATGCCTAGTGAAGCTAATGCTGCGTCATGGCCAAGCATAACGTTAGAAGCTGGAGAACAATTGACTTATATAGATTTAACAATAACAGGAGATCCTGATGCTAGAACTTGGAACTTTAATGGAGGATCCATGGATACTAGTGGTGGAGAGTCTGTAAACTTATCATACAATGGATTAGGTAACTATACTGCAGGTAGCATGACTTCAAAAAGAACAGATAACGCTAAACCAGATGGTGAAGCTACTAAATTAATTCCTCTTAAAATAGAAGTTATACCATCTACACAACCTTTTGTATTAAATACAGATATAACAGAATCATCAATAGAAGTTCTTTCTTTCAAAGTCACAGGAGAAATTGCAACATTGTCAAGTGAAGAAGGTAATTTTGTAGTAAATGTTATAAATACTGAAACAGGTTTTAATCAAAACATTCCTGTTCAATCTGCAACAGTTAATAATGATGATGCTACGCAAATCGATTTAGTGTTATCAGAACCAATATTCAATTCTGATGAAATCACTGTTACTTACACAGCTGGAAATATAGTGTCTGTAGATTCAAGGGTTTTAGAAAGTTTTGGACCAGAAATGGTAGAGATGCTGGTTGAAGGTGTTTTGAACCCTGAAACTTTAGGCTATGAAGTTCCATGGAATACTGAAGGTAATCAATTTACTAAGGCAAATACAGAAGGATATCTTGCTGTTCATAATGCAGATAATGCTGCAGGACCAGTATATTATTTTAGAGATGAATCTATGGCTTTTGATGGTAATAGCTCTATGAAGTTTGAAACACCAGATACAGGTATTCCTAATAATGCTAGATTAAGAGCTTTCAGTTTTGTGGATTTAAACGGAGTTGCATTGGGTGATGGTATTACTGAAGTAACCTACATGCCAACAGTATGGGTGTTTATGGAAGTTGGTAATACTATGACAAATATCCAGTATAATTTACAAGGTGGTCCTGTTCTTAATTTTGACCTTAGTACAACTCCTAGAGGAGAATGGGTTAGAGTAGAGCTTCCATTAGAAACGACTACAGGTATAGATTCTGGTAGGATAGATCTTAACATAAGAAATGCTAGTCAAAATGATGCTCAAGTTCAAAAAATGTGGATAGATAAGTTCGATTTCTTAATTATAGAGCCAAGATTATAATTTTGTGTATTAAAAAAACAGATGTAAAAGGACGGAATACCATGTCTTTTTTATATTAACGTCAATAAAGGTGTTGGAATATGACAATAAGAAATAATATTTTTAAGATAGTATTAGTAGTTTCAGTAGTGTTATTTAATAACTGTAAATCTGATAAAAACAAAGAAGAAGTAAAGCAGGTTGAAAAAGTAAGCGCTATTAATAAACCAAACATTATAGTCATCTATTTAGACGATTTAGGTTATGGAGATTTAAGCGCTTATGGCGCTACAGAATTACAAACTCCAAACATAGATGCTATAGCTTCTGGAGGTGTAAAATTTACTAATGGTTATGCATCCTCAGCAACATGTACGCCAAGTAGATATGCAATACTTACTGGTATGTATCCTTGGAGAAATAAGAAAGCAAAAATCCTTCCAGGAACCGCTCCTTTGTTAATTAGTACAGAGCAACAAACAGTACCAAAAATGTTAAAAAGTCAAGGTTATGATACTGCAATTGTTGGTAAATGGCATTTAGGTTTAGGAACCGGAGTTGTAAATTGGAACGCGCGTGTTTCTCCAGGACCTAATGAGGTTGGTTTTGATGAATCTTACATTTTAGCAGCAACACAAGATCGTGTACCAACAGTTTATATAGATAATGGAAATGTAGTTGGTTTAGATAAAAACGACCCTATTTCTGTGAGTTACAAAGAGAACTTTGAAGGAGAGCCAACTGCGGTTTCTAATCCTGAAATGGTAGATATGAAATGGCATCATGGCCATAATAACAGTATTGTAAACGGTATTGGTCGTATTGGTTATATGAAAGGTGGAGAAGCTGCTAAATGGACAGATACAGATATGGCAGACCATTTTTTAGTAAAGGCTCAAGATTACGTAAAAACACATAAGGATAAACCATTTTTTCTATACTATGCAATGCAACAACCACACGTACCAAGAACACCACATCCTAGATTTGCTGGTAAATCTGGATTAGGACCAAGAGGTGATGTGATTTTAGAAGCAGATTGGTGTATTGGTGAATTTATGAAAACCTTAAAAGATGAAGGCCTTTTAGAAAATACATTAATTGTCTTTTCTAGCGATAATGGACCAGTACTTAACGACGGTTATTATGATGATGCAGTAGAAAAAACAGGAAAGCACGATCCTAGTGGTGGATTAAGAGGAGGTAAGTATAGTATTTTTGAAGCAGGTACGCGTGTACCATTTATAACGTATTGGAAAGGGAAAATTAATCCAGGTGTTTCTGACGCTGTTGTTTGTCAGATGGATTTATTAGCTTCTTTAGCTAAGTTAGTTGGTACAGAAGATACAACAACAGATAGTAAAGATTTTCTAAGTGTTTTAATGGGAGAATCTAAAATAGGAAGAGAAAACCTAATTATTGAAGCCACAGGAAAAACAGCATTACGTCATGGAGATTGGTTAATGATTCCGCCTTATAAAGGCAAGAATTTTAGAGAAAAAGTTGGGATAGAAGTGGGTAATTTACCAGAATTTCAATTATATAATTTAAAAGAAGATGCAGGCCAACAAAATAATTTAGCAAAATCAAATCCTGAAAAATTAGAAGAATTACTTCAAATATTTGAATCCTTAAGAGGTGAAGGATATGATAGAAATGTAAAGGAAGTTATCTTTAGATAAAAACAAAAAAAACACTCAATTCTACTTATAGAATTGAGTGTTTTTAATTAAAAGAATTTTAAGCTATTGCTATAAAAGTAAAAGAGCTATTATTTTTGAGATAGCATGTCTACTGTAGCCACAGTTCTAAAACCAATATGGTCCGATCCAGAATCTGGACTCATTCCCATTTTTGACGAAATTCTAAAACTTGCACAATAAGAAGCATTACATAAAAAAGAACCGCCTTTAATAACATACTCAGTAACAAAAGGATTAGTTGCTGTATATGTTTTTGAAGCTCCTTTAGGATTATCTAAAATTTCATTATCTGTTAAGGTTTTATAATAATTAGTATTGAAAAAATCACTAGTTATTTCCCAAACATTTCCAGACATATCATATAAACCAATCGAATTAGGATCATAAGATTTTACTGGAGATATATATTTAAATCCGTCAATAGGATTATTTATAGTTGGAAATGTACCTTGCCAAGTGTTTGCATTTTTATTTAATAACTGTGGATCGTCTCCCCAAGTAAAAATAGCATCTGTATTTTTTCCTTGTGCCGCAGACTCCCATTCAGCTTCTGTTGGTAGACGTCTATTTGCCCATTTGCAATACGTTAGTGCATCTTCGTAGGCTACATGGACTACTGGGTAATTATCTTGTCCTTTTATAGAAGAATCAGGACCTTGCGGGTGTTTCCAATTGGCTCCAATTTTCCATGTCCACCATTGCCCATAGTTTTGCATGTTTACTACAGCATTTACATCTTTATTAAAAATAAGACTACCAGGTTGTAGTATAGAATCATGTGGTTTTGGAGTGTTTTCTGGTAATTGTGTTTTCATTTCCTCCCAATCAATTTCACGCTCTGCAACAGTTAGATAGTTTGTAGCATCAACAAAAGCTTTAAATTGTTTGTTGGTTACTTCCGTAACATCAATAAAAAAACCATCAACTTTTACATTATGAGATGGTTTTTCTCTTGGCATTGCATATTGATCGGAATCTTTACCTCCTTGCAAAAATATTTTTTCTTGCACCCATAACATTCCCTCAGGAGTTTTAACTGTAGCTTCCGTAGGAGCAGCATCTTTAGTTGTTGTAACTATTACTTTCTCTTTTTTAATGGTTTTAGTGTCTTCTTTGCAGCCTATTAATAATAGAATGAAAATAAATAAGAAAGGGTTTAATGCTTTTTTCAATGTTTATGTTTTTGTATTATAATAAATCTTTTAATCTATTAGCAGCTTGTTCTGCCGTTATATCTCTTTGAGGTGAACCAAACATTTCGTAACCTACCATAAATTTCTTTACAGTTGCGCTTCTTAATAAAGGTGGATAAAAACTCATATGCCAATGCCAATGGTTGTTTGCTTCTCCATTTGTTGGAGATTGGTGTATACCACTAGAATATGGAAAAGAACATTCAAATAATTTATCGTAAGCTACTGTAATTTTAGAAATGGCATCAGCAAAAGCCAAACTTTCTTCATTAGATAGTTCTGCAATATTCCTTTTTTGTGTTTTTGGAACAATCATAGTTTCAAAAGGCCATACAGCCCAAAAAGGTGTTAATACTACAAAATGGTCGTTTTGATAAATTATACGCTCGTTAGCTTCTAATTCTTGTTTTAAATAATCGCCTAATAAACTGCTGTTATTTTTACTAAAATATGCTTTTTGGTGTTGGTCTTTTTTATCAACTTCATTTGGTAATGTAGACTGACTCCATATTTGACCATGTGGATGTGGATTACTACAACCCATTACAGATCCTTTATTTTCAAAAATCTGAACATAGTTAATCATGTCGTTAGACCCTAACTCGGTATATTCTTTTTGCCAAGTTTTTACAACTTTATCAATGTCTTTAACTTCCATATCTGCTAAACTCTTAGAGTGATCTGGACTAAAACAGATAACTTTACAGATACCTTGCTCACTTTCAGCTCTAAATAAACCTTCGTTTACAGCAAATTTTGGAGAGGTTGTTTGTAAGGCAGCAAAATCGTTAGTAAAGACAAAGACGTCTTCATATTTTGGGTTTTCTTCTCCATTAATTCTAGTATTTCCTGCGCATAAGTAGCAACTTGGATCGTGTGCTGGACGTTTTTCGTTGGACACATCTTCATTTTGTCCTTGCCACGGTCTTTTAGCTCTATGTGGTGAAACTAAAACCCATTCTCCCGTAAGTATATTAAATCGCTTATGCGAATAGTCTTGCAAATTTGTATCCATCTTAGTTGTTTTCTTTTTTAACAATTTGTGTTCCTCTTGATAGTTTTACACTGTAAACGGAACAATCATATTCGAATGTTGCTCTAAATCTTTTAGAGACCTCTTTTTTAAATTTTTTGAACTCGTCTTTTTTCACCAAGTTAATAGTACAGCCACCAAAACCGCCACCCATCATTCTAGCACCAAGAACATTAGTGTTTTCTTTGGCTCTGTCCACAAGGAAATCTAATTCTTTACAGCTTACTTTGTAGTTTGTACTTAAACCTTCATGAGATTGATATAATAAATTTCCTAAAGCTTCTATATCATCTTTTTTTATTGCTTCAGAAAACTGTTTTACACGATTATTTTCATTAATCACGTACAATGCTTTTTGATAGTCTTCCTCTGAAATATCTGTTTTAATTCTATCTAAATCTTCTTTCGAAGCATCTCTTAAGGCATCAAGATGTAATAATTCAGAAACTCTTTCACAGACTTCGCGTCTATCATTATAGGCACTTTCAGATAAATCGTGCTTAACATTTGTATTAATAAGCATTAATTTATAATCTTTAAAATCTATTTTAAAAGGTTCAGATTCTACTGTTCTGCAATCTAATAGCAATGCACTTTTTTTAATACCAAACATACTTGCGTATTGGTCCATGATGCCACATTTTACGCCAGCAAAATTGTGTTCGGCTTTTTGGGATACTAATATCATTTGGTGTTTAGTTAAGCCTAAATCAAACAAATCATTCAATCCATAAACAAAACTATTTTCTAAGGCAGCAGAAGACGACATACCGGCTCCTCCAGGAATATTACCAGCAAAAACGCTATCAAAGTTTCCAATTTGTTTGCCTAGCATTTGTAATTCAGCAACAACACCAATAACATAATTTCTCCAACCTCCATCTACTAAAGGTTTAATTTTTGAAGTATCAAATGCGTAAATTTCTTCTTTATTTAATGCATAAACGCTACTAACATTAGATGTGCTTTTGCTTATTGCAAGTGCTATACCTTTATTAATTGCAGCAGGAAATGCGAAGCCATCATTATAATCTGTATGTTCTCCAATAAGATTAATTCTACCTGGTGAAAATACAATAAGAGGTTTTGTTCTAAAGTGCTCTTTAAAACTCTGCTTTACTTCTTTAACTAATTTCTTATTCATTATTTCGCAAAATATATATAGATTCCTAAAACAATTGTACAAATTACTATAGCCATTGGTTTTAAAAATTTCCAAGGTGTAATATCAACTTCTTCCGAATATTGTAATACATATTCTTCTTTTCTAGGTGAAAGTTTACCAATTATTAGCATTATTATTATATTTAATACAAATAGAATTGCCATAATATGAAGAAAGTGTGGGTATGTATTTCCTGTTACTGTTTCAACGCCATCAACCATTTCTACAACATTAAAAGTAGGTTTTATTAAAAACTGACTTATAGAGTAAAGAATAACACCAGAAAACAAACCAACTTTGGCAGCTATAGCAGGCACAAATTTTGTAGTATAGCCAACAACAACTATTGTTAAAATTGGAATAGAGTAAGTACCATTAATTTCTTGTAAGTATTCAAAAACACTTCCGGCATTTGCTATAAATGGTGCTACCATCATAGCTAATATGGCTAGAAAAATACCAAAAGATTTACCTGCCTTTACTATTTGTTTTTCTGTTGCTTCTTTATTTATATATTCATTATAAATATCTATACCAAATAAAGTAACACAACTGTTTAATGCAGAGTTAAAAGAACTTAAAATGGCTCCAAATAATACAGCTGCAAAAAAGCCAACTAATGGTTTAGGTAAAACCTTTGCTACTAAAGCAGCATAAGCTAAATCTGGTTTTTCTAAACTACCATTAAAAATGTAAAAGGCAATAACTCCAGGTAGTACTAGTATTAAAGGCCCAAGAATTTTCAGAAAAGCACCATATACTAGTCCCTTTTGTCCTTCGGCTAAATTTTTAGCACCAAGTGCACGTTGAATAATTGCTTGATTAGTTCCCCAATAAAATAAGTTAACTAATAACATACCTGTAAATAAAGTACTTAATGGGACGTAAGAATCTTCTGATCCGGTAGAATCAAATTTTTCTGGATGTGCATTAACCAAAGTATCTAATCCAAGAAACATATCTCCATCTCCAATATAGCACAATCCAAAATATGGAATCATTAAACCACCAATAATTAAACCTACTGCGTTAATGGAGTCTGAGATTGCAACTGCCTTTAATCCTCCAAAAACAGCATAAATAGATCCTATTACACCAATAGCAATAACTGTTAACCATAGGGATGCACCTTTGGATATACCAAATACCTCAGGAATATCAAACATTGTATTTATTGCCAATGCTCCTGTATATAAAACCACAGGTAAAAAAATTGTAACATAACCAGATAAGAAAAGTCCAGATACAATTGCTTTTGTAGTTTTATCATATCTGCTTGCAAGAAACTGTGGTATTGTTGTAATTCCTCCTTTGAGATAACGTGGTAACAAGAACATAGCTATAATTACCATTGTAATTGCGGCTATGGTTTCCCATGCCATTACTAATATTCCTTGTTCATAGGCTTGACCGTTTAAACCAATAATTTGCTCTGTAGATAAATTAGTTAATAGTAACGAGCCTGCTATTACTATACCTGTTAGGCTTCGTCCTCCTAAAAAATAACCATCAGACGAGCTTTCGTCTGTATTTCTAGTTTTTAGATAAGATATTACGGCTACAAGAACAGTAAATCCAAAAAATGTTAAGAATTGCATAATTTGTTAGTTTAGTTAGTATTAGGTTTTATTTTTTTGTGGGATCAATAATTAAGTTCCATTCAACTTTATATTTGTTTTTTGGTTCGAGTATCTGTAATCCTATTTTATTATTAAAATTATCAGCAGCACCAGTCATAGGTTCTATAGCAATAACATTAGTATCTTCCGGTGTGTAAACTTGTAAAAAGGTGTATTTTGAAGACGTTTTTATTTTAAAACTGTATTCCGGTGTAATAAACTCAACCTTATTAGATTCAAGAGGATAGCCATCATCTAATTTAGCATTTTTAAGGTTGTAAGGCAGACTAAAATCTAAAGGTTTTTTACCGTTAATAATTTGTTGTTCATCAAAAGTATATTTCAGTTTACTTTTAAAATTAATTGTACTTTTAGCTAAGTCTGAACTCAAAAAATAAGGATGCCACCCTAAAGTAAAAGGGAAGGATTTTTGATCTTCATTTATAATTTTTGCTACTAAATCAAGCCCGTTTTTATTTAAAGTATAAGTTAATTGTAAGTTGAATTTATAGGGAAATCCTTCATTTAATCCTTTGTTTTTATATTGTATGGTAATTGAGGCATGGTTAGGAGTTATTTCTTTTTTTATAGAACTAAAAGTTTTATTGAAAACCAAACCGTGTAATGCATTATTTTTATCTACTTCGTTACACTCTAATTGATAGTTTTTATTATTAAAACTATACTTGCCATCCTTAATGCGATTTGCAAATGGAAATAGGATAGAAGAGGCGTAATTATTTTTATAAGATGAAGGTTTATAGTCTGCAAGCAATTTAATATTATTAAATAAAAATGTACTTAAACGTCCACCTTGGGTAAGGCAAATACTAACTTTTGAAACATTATCTGGGCTTGTAAGTTCTATAAAACTTAAATTATTGTTTTCTATATGCGTTATTGTGTACAAACTATTATAAAGATTTTCTTAAGATTAAACTATTTGGATTTTCGACTTGCGCAAATTCATTTTTTAAAATCATTTCTGCCAAACGTTGACCCATAAGGTTAAAGTTGGTCGAAATTGTTGTAATACCACCTTCGACTATTTCTTTTAGAAGTGTATCATTATAAGATATTATGCCAATATCTTTTGCTAAAATCAAGTGCTTTTCTTTAATAGCTTTTATTATTCTAATTAAATTTTTATCATCTAAAATGATGTATAATTCTTTATCAGATAATACTCTATCATTTAAAGTATCTATAACCTCATTTTTAATATTATGGTGAGTACAAAATAGATTAAAACCATCTAAAAGCCCTTTTGGTTGACGAGACTTGCTGTACAATAGAATTACTTTTTCGTATTTTTTTATTTTATCTAAACCAGATTCAAGACCTTGGTAGATATCTTTCTTGAAATTTTGATGTATTGAAGGGTATTTTAATAATTCCTTGTGTGTTTGGTCTAAAATATAAACTTTATTTTTTGGAAGGCGATCTATAATGTTTTCTGTTTCTTTAAGGTTTGCAGGCATAATTATATAATGACTATAATCTCCAACATTATCATTAATAAGTTTATTAAATACATCATAATTAAAATGGTGAAAGAAAATATCAACTTGAACATTTTTTCCCATACCAGTTAAGAAAGCATTGTATAGATCTTCTTTAAAAGAATTAAACTCATCAAACAATAAAAACACTTTCTGGTTTATGTCTATATCTACACTATTTACATAATAGCCTTTACCTACTATAGACTGTATTATACCTCGTGTTTTTAACTCGTTAAAAGCAGTAAGTACAGTATCTCTTGATAGAGAGTGTTGGTTTTTAATACTATTCAAAGAAGGTAGTTTATCACCTTTTTTTATGGTACCATTTATTATAGCATCTTCTATAGAAGCTACAATTTGTTTGTACTTAGGTATACCCGACTTTTCTTTAATAGTTACAATTCCCATTGGTCAAATATATAATTATTTTTTTAATAAACAAACTGGTAGGTACTAGTACGTGTATTTTAATAAATATTATTAATTTAGCAATCTATTGAGATTATATAATTGATTTATTATAAAACGAGCATGTTTATAAGTCCACCATTAAGAGAAATGATAAATAGCGAACAGCATGTGACCATTAAAAAACAATAAACGAATACATATGAAAAATAAAATTATTGTAACAGGAGGTTGTGGGTATATTGGTT is drawn from Lacinutrix sp. WUR7 and contains these coding sequences:
- a CDS encoding aldose 1-epimerase, which translates into the protein MYTITHIENNNLSFIELTSPDNVSKVSICLTQGGRLSTFLFNNIKLLADYKPSSYKNNYASSILFPFANRIKDGKYSFNNKNYQLECNEVDKNNALHGLVFNKTFSSIKKEITPNHASITIQYKNKGLNEGFPYKFNLQLTYTLNKNGLDLVAKIINEDQKSFPFTLGWHPYFLSSDLAKSTINFKSKLKYTFDEQQIINGKKPLDFSLPYNLKNAKLDDGYPLESNKVEFITPEYSFKIKTSSKYTFLQVYTPEDTNVIAIEPMTGAADNFNNKIGLQILEPKNKYKVEWNLIIDPTKK
- a CDS encoding GntR family transcriptional regulator encodes the protein MGIVTIKEKSGIPKYKQIVASIEDAIINGTIKKGDKLPSLNSIKNQHSLSRDTVLTAFNELKTRGIIQSIVGKGYYVNSVDIDINQKVFLLFDEFNSFKEDLYNAFLTGMGKNVQVDIFFHHFNYDVFNKLINDNVGDYSHYIIMPANLKETENIIDRLPKNKVYILDQTHKELLKYPSIHQNFKKDIYQGLESGLDKIKKYEKVILLYSKSRQPKGLLDGFNLFCTHHNIKNEVIDTLNDRVLSDKELYIILDDKNLIRIIKAIKEKHLILAKDIGIISYNDTLLKEIVEGGITTISTNFNLMGQRLAEMILKNEFAQVENPNSLILRKSL
- a CDS encoding solute:sodium symporter family transporter, whose amino-acid sequence is MQFLTFFGFTVLVAVISYLKTRNTDESSSDGYFLGGRSLTGIVIAGSLLLTNLSTEQIIGLNGQAYEQGILVMAWETIAAITMVIIAMFLLPRYLKGGITTIPQFLASRYDKTTKAIVSGLFLSGYVTIFLPVVLYTGALAINTMFDIPEVFGISKGASLWLTVIAIGVIGSIYAVFGGLKAVAISDSINAVGLIIGGLMIPYFGLCYIGDGDMFLGLDTLVNAHPEKFDSTGSEDSYVPLSTLFTGMLLVNLFYWGTNQAIIQRALGAKNLAEGQKGLVYGAFLKILGPLILVLPGVIAFYIFNGSLEKPDLAYAALVAKVLPKPLVGFFAAVLFGAILSSFNSALNSCVTLFGIDIYNEYINKEATEKQIVKAGKSFGIFLAILAMMVAPFIANAGSVFEYLQEINGTYSIPILTIVVVGYTTKFVPAIAAKVGLFSGVILYSISQFLIKPTFNVVEMVDGVETVTGNTYPHFLHIMAILFVLNIIIMLIIGKLSPRKEEYVLQYSEEVDITPWKFLKPMAIVICTIVLGIYIYFAK